A portion of the Sebastes fasciatus isolate fSebFas1 chromosome 2, fSebFas1.pri, whole genome shotgun sequence genome contains these proteins:
- the dtwd1 gene encoding tRNA-uridine aminocarboxypropyltransferase 1, translated as MSSLDPDQRLHPSCRDKTTLSSDSSDTRELAKQPLQGLKLASHVVLEKAQERGRLKCTKCGGSRMFFCYTCCSLLGVSLQEIPLIKLPVKIDIIKHPNETDGKSTAIHAKILAPSDVTIYTYPCIPDYEKDKVVLVFPGPEAVSVQDMMQHLHDMTDSRSRGSSFEPRVKRLKSEEVQGAAHNAEDPESGTPDETEVSESRVHPLQRVVFIDSTWNQTNKISTDERLQDLLRVELKMRKTCFWRRQKGKPDTYLATIEAIYYFLKDFHELCLAQEYDGEYDNLLFFYSYLHSVVNKAKTSAGKC; from the exons ATGAGCAGCCTGGATCCAGACCAGCGTCTCCATCCTAGTTGCCGTGACAAAACAACACTCTCTAGTGATTCATCAGACACTCGTGAGCTTGCCAAGCAGCCTCTCCAAGGTCTAAAATTGGCATCACATGTAGTGCTGGAGAAGGCGCAGGAGAGGGGCaggttgaaatgcactaaatgtGGAGGATCAAGGATGTTCTTCTGCTACACATGCTGCTCATTACTGGGTGTCAGCCTGCAAGAAATCCCCTTAATCAAG CTTCCTGTGAAGATAGATATCATCAAGCATCCCAATGAGACAGATGGCAAGAGCACCGCAATCCATGCCAAGATCCTTGCACCCAGCGACGTCACCATATACACTTACCCCTGCATACCAGACTATGAAAAGGACAag gtggtgttggtgttccCTGGTCCAGAGGCCGTCTCAGTTCAAGACATGATGCAGCATTTGCATGACATGACCGACAGCAGGTCACGCGGCTCCTCTTTTGAGCCCCGCGTAAAGAGGCTGAAAAGTGAGGAAGTTCAAGGCGCCGCACACAACGCCGAGGACCCCGAGTCAGGGACCCCAGATGAAACAGAGGTCTCGGAGTCAAGGGTGCATCCCCTACAGAGGGTGGTCTTCATTGACAGCACATGGAACCAGACCAACAAGATCAGCACAGACGAGAGACTGCAAG ATTTGCTCCGGGTAGAGCTGAAGATGAGGAAAACATGTTTCTGGCGCCGCCAGAAGGGCAAACCGGACACCTACCTGGCTACCATCGAGGCTATTTATTATTTCCTCAAGGACTTCCACGAGCTTTGCCTCGCTCAGGAGTACGACGGAGAATATGACAACCTTCTCTTCTTCTACTCCTACCTGCACTCGGTTGTCAACAAAGCCAAGACTTCGGCTGGAAAATGTTAA